In the genome of Deinococcus deserti VCD115, one region contains:
- the secG gene encoding preprotein translocase subunit SecG yields the protein MILNLFIVLFALICLALVFFVLLQVPKQAGLSASMASGGSLLGGRGVEGGLIRVTSVLGGFFMLLALLISFISR from the coding sequence ATGATCCTGAATCTATTTATTGTTCTGTTCGCCTTGATCTGCCTGGCACTGGTGTTTTTCGTATTGCTTCAGGTGCCCAAACAGGCTGGTCTGTCCGCCAGTATGGCGTCCGGCGGCTCCCTATTGGGGGGGCGGGGAGTGGAAGGCGGCCTTATTCGGGTCACGAGTGTACTGGGAGGCTTCTTCATGCTACTTGCACTCCTGATCTCCTTTATTTCTCGCTGA
- a CDS encoding ABC transporter ATP-binding protein — translation MTATPLSPSVARDRSAMAATGQTLLDVQHLEKYFPIRGGLMSRVVGNVKAVNDISFKVGRGEVVGLVGESGSGKTTAGRAILRLVEPTGGQVIFNGTDITKLSKGQMRDYRREMQIIFQDPFASLNPRMTVSDIIGEAMQIHNLHPGRERIDRIAELLQRVGLRPEHMGRYPHEFSGGQRQRIGIARALAVDPSFIVADEPVSALDVSIQAQVVNLIQDLQEELGLTVLFIAHDLHVVEYICDRMIVMYLGRIMEIAPSRELNRNPKHPYTEALLSAAPVPDPTIKRQRIILEGDIPSPINPPSGCVFRTRCRYAIADCANIVPELREVAPDHFKACIRDDIL, via the coding sequence ATGACTGCTACCCCTTTGAGCCCAAGCGTGGCCCGTGACCGCAGCGCCATGGCAGCGACTGGACAGACGCTGCTGGATGTCCAGCACCTGGAGAAGTACTTCCCGATCCGCGGCGGCCTGATGTCGCGGGTGGTCGGCAACGTCAAGGCCGTCAACGACATCAGCTTCAAGGTCGGTCGCGGCGAAGTGGTCGGCCTGGTCGGTGAGTCCGGGTCGGGCAAAACCACCGCTGGCCGCGCCATTCTGCGTCTGGTTGAGCCGACCGGCGGACAGGTCATCTTCAACGGCACCGACATCACCAAGCTCTCCAAAGGGCAGATGCGCGACTACCGCCGTGAGATGCAGATCATTTTCCAGGACCCGTTTGCCAGCCTGAACCCCCGAATGACGGTCAGTGACATCATCGGTGAGGCCATGCAGATCCACAACCTGCACCCGGGACGCGAGCGTATCGACCGCATCGCCGAGTTGCTGCAGCGCGTCGGTCTGCGCCCCGAGCACATGGGCCGCTACCCGCACGAGTTCTCCGGAGGTCAGCGTCAGCGTATCGGTATTGCGCGCGCGCTGGCCGTTGACCCCAGCTTTATCGTGGCAGACGAGCCGGTTTCGGCACTGGACGTTTCGATTCAGGCGCAGGTGGTCAACCTGATTCAGGACCTGCAGGAAGAACTGGGCCTGACCGTGCTGTTTATTGCCCACGACCTGCACGTTGTGGAGTACATCTGCGACCGCATGATCGTGATGTACCTGGGCCGCATCATGGAGATTGCGCCCAGCCGCGAGCTCAACCGCAATCCCAAGCACCCTTACACCGAGGCCCTGCTGTCGGCGGCGCCGGTGCCTGATCCCACGATCAAGCGTCAGCGCATCATCCTGGAAGGCGACATTCCCAGCCCGATCAATCCGCCTTCGGGTTGCGTGTTCCGGACCCGCTGCCGCTATGCCATTGCCGACTGCGCCAACATCGTTCCGGAGCTGCGTGAGGTCGCGCCCGATCACTTCAAAGCCTGCATCCGCGACGATATTCTCTGA
- the purD gene encoding phosphoribosylamine--glycine ligase, with product MRVLVIGGGGREHAIVAACTRHGHEVLCTPANPGIARQARVLHSPQDAASLARLAQQEAVDLVIVGPEAYLAAGVVDACTALGIPAFGPTQAASRLEGDKAWSKAFMARHGIPTAQHLTFDNLEDALAHVRGLRTPIVVKDAGLKAGKGVTIAHSHEEAGAALRDIFSEAGAKAVIEDFMTGQEVTILALTDGVRYALTPPSQDHKTIYEGDTGPMTGGMGVICPFPVPDDALSLIRETIIIPTLRGMEAEGVPFRGVLYAGLMLTPQGPKVVEFNARFGDPEAEAVLPLLASDLAQHALEAAQGRLDPDAVQFQRGASAVVILAAPGYPAEPVRDIPITLPPEPSGTAIFHAGTRQDGEVLRSNGGRVLAVTATATTLQEALSGAYSLADQIDFPGAQMRRDIGHRIGLAPGAEV from the coding sequence ATGCGCGTTCTGGTGATCGGCGGCGGCGGCCGTGAGCACGCCATCGTGGCGGCGTGTACCCGCCATGGTCATGAAGTGCTGTGTACTCCGGCAAATCCCGGCATTGCCAGACAGGCGCGTGTGCTACACAGCCCGCAGGACGCTGCTTCCCTGGCCCGATTGGCGCAGCAGGAAGCCGTGGACCTGGTGATCGTCGGTCCCGAGGCCTACCTTGCTGCTGGAGTGGTGGATGCCTGCACAGCGCTGGGCATTCCGGCCTTCGGCCCTACCCAGGCGGCCAGCCGGCTCGAAGGAGACAAGGCCTGGAGCAAGGCCTTCATGGCCAGGCATGGGATTCCTACTGCTCAGCACCTGACTTTTGACAACCTTGAAGACGCGCTGGCGCACGTGCGTGGCCTGCGGACACCAATTGTGGTTAAAGATGCTGGTCTCAAGGCAGGCAAGGGCGTGACTATTGCGCACAGCCACGAAGAGGCTGGAGCCGCCCTGAGAGACATCTTCAGCGAGGCGGGGGCCAAGGCCGTCATCGAAGACTTCATGACCGGGCAGGAAGTCACGATCCTGGCCCTGACCGACGGAGTGCGCTATGCCCTGACGCCTCCCAGTCAGGACCACAAGACCATTTACGAGGGCGATACCGGCCCGATGACCGGTGGCATGGGTGTGATCTGCCCATTCCCGGTGCCTGACGACGCCCTCTCGCTGATCCGCGAGACGATTATCATTCCGACGCTCCGGGGCATGGAAGCAGAAGGTGTGCCGTTCCGTGGTGTGCTCTACGCCGGACTGATGCTTACTCCCCAGGGCCCCAAGGTGGTGGAGTTTAACGCCCGGTTCGGTGATCCCGAGGCTGAGGCCGTATTGCCGCTGCTGGCAAGTGATCTCGCGCAGCATGCCCTGGAGGCAGCGCAGGGCCGGCTGGACCCTGATGCCGTGCAGTTCCAGCGTGGGGCCAGCGCCGTGGTGATTCTGGCGGCTCCGGGGTATCCCGCCGAGCCTGTGCGTGACATCCCTATTACCCTGCCGCCCGAGCCATCCGGGACAGCCATCTTTCACGCAGGAACCCGTCAGGACGGTGAGGTACTGCGGAGCAATGGGGGCCGCGTTCTGGCAGTAACTGCGACCGCCACTACTCTTCAGGAAGCCCTGAGCGGGGCCTATTCGCTGGCCGACCAGATCGATTTCCCTGGCGCGCAGATGCGCCGGGATATTGGTCACCGGATCGGGTTGGCTCCTGGAGCTGAGGTTTGA
- a CDS encoding RNHCP domain-containing protein, producing MVQGTNNAFACGHCGAEVQPLQNGSVRNHCPECLHSKHVDINPGDRASTCHGLMQPVAVEQSGKKGWLIVHQCVRCGFTGRNKAALDDPQQPDSWDAMIRLSARPPI from the coding sequence ATGGTGCAGGGTACCAACAATGCCTTCGCCTGTGGACACTGCGGCGCTGAGGTTCAGCCGCTTCAGAACGGCAGTGTCCGCAACCATTGCCCCGAGTGCCTTCATAGCAAACATGTCGATATCAATCCGGGAGACCGGGCCAGCACCTGCCACGGGCTGATGCAGCCGGTCGCTGTGGAGCAGAGTGGCAAGAAAGGCTGGTTGATCGTGCACCAGTGCGTCAGATGCGGATTTACCGGGCGCAACAAGGCGGCGCTCGATGATCCGCAGCAGCCTGACAGCTGGGACGCCATGATCCGGCTCAGCGCCCGTCCGCCGATTTAG
- a CDS encoding ABC transporter ATP-binding protein — MTHQGEVLLAVNGLKTYFYTDDGVVKSVDGVTFHINKGETLAVVGESGSGKSVTSLSIMRLIPMPPGKIVEGEILFTDKSGTQKNLVNISEAEMRQIRGNDISMIFQEPMTSLNPVYTIGDQIAEAVILHQNKNKKEALGVATDMLRLVGIPAPEKRVHEYPHQMSGGMRQRVMIAMALSCNPALLIADEPTTALDVTIQAQILDLMRKLQREIGMSILFITHNLGVVAEMADRVVVMYGGRVVEEGDVVEIFKAPRHPYTMGLLNSIPRPSDHEYVPGAPKGRLEAIPGNVPNPLNLPPGCSFEPRCKFAIPECSAAVPPLEDTGHGHTARCIRWREFEKVQTEVTA; from the coding sequence ATGACCCATCAGGGTGAAGTATTGCTGGCGGTGAACGGCCTGAAAACGTATTTCTACACCGACGACGGTGTAGTCAAAAGCGTTGACGGCGTCACCTTCCATATCAACAAAGGCGAAACGCTGGCCGTTGTGGGCGAATCGGGTTCAGGCAAGAGCGTGACCAGTCTGTCGATCATGCGCCTGATTCCTATGCCACCCGGCAAGATTGTCGAAGGCGAGATTCTGTTTACCGACAAAAGCGGTACGCAGAAGAACCTGGTAAACATCAGTGAAGCTGAGATGCGCCAGATCCGTGGCAATGACATCAGCATGATTTTCCAGGAGCCGATGACCAGCCTCAACCCGGTCTACACCATCGGTGATCAGATTGCCGAGGCGGTGATCCTGCACCAGAACAAAAACAAGAAAGAAGCTCTGGGCGTGGCCACCGATATGTTGCGTCTGGTCGGTATTCCTGCCCCCGAAAAACGGGTTCACGAGTACCCGCACCAGATGTCCGGGGGCATGCGTCAGCGTGTGATGATCGCCATGGCACTGTCTTGTAACCCGGCTCTGCTGATTGCTGACGAGCCGACCACCGCGCTGGACGTGACCATTCAGGCGCAGATCCTGGACCTGATGCGCAAGCTGCAGCGCGAGATCGGTATGAGCATCCTGTTCATCACCCATAACCTGGGCGTGGTGGCGGAGATGGCGGACCGCGTCGTCGTGATGTACGGCGGCCGTGTGGTGGAAGAAGGCGACGTGGTCGAGATTTTCAAAGCCCCGCGCCATCCTTACACCATGGGCCTGCTGAACAGCATTCCGCGTCCCAGCGATCACGAGTATGTGCCCGGCGCGCCCAAGGGCCGCCTGGAAGCTATCCCTGGCAACGTTCCCAACCCCCTGAATCTGCCGCCGGGCTGCTCTTTCGAGCCGCGCTGCAAGTTCGCTATTCCTGAGTGCAGTGCAGCTGTGCCGCCCCTGGAGGACACCGGGCACGGGCACACTGCCCGTTGCATTCGCTGGCGCGAATTCGAGAAGGTTCAGACGGAGGTCACCGCATGA
- a CDS encoding DUF4139 domain-containing protein encodes MRHLLSLAAALSLGGAVATDLRVYPSFTEVREPVTASGTTLSVALPQEAWAGVIPGSLDLEGLAFISALQNLEPNWLATLEGKTVYLMREGNRTEPVTLIRARDLLVRDSAGRYFTVQFNQLQFDVLPPSNPLSPSQSLVFNLAKAGSGTLSYLTRSVSWQPRYTLKASDAGAQLAALADIRNGTDLPYEVKNTELYAGDVNVQGGGYPPPAPMMQSEAMDSAARVTSAPKIVSSGDLRGLYKYTLSTAFRLPANSVVTLPFLNPKLTSFDRYVGLNTFFSPEAQEGTLSRFYRFKADDRLPGGPITVREEGRIVGQTNIGETRKGGMVEFTLGQDPDVAYTRTVQTLNQARDAKGNVNRTTYKVTYLLESSKTRSVRAEITERVGGRRIIIDSLPPAQNQGIATLKVDIPAGGKVTRSFTVVVDNS; translated from the coding sequence ATGCGACACCTACTATCACTTGCTGCTGCCCTGAGCCTTGGAGGTGCTGTGGCTACTGATCTGCGCGTCTACCCCAGCTTCACGGAAGTGCGGGAACCAGTGACCGCTTCGGGCACAACTCTAAGCGTCGCTCTGCCGCAGGAAGCCTGGGCAGGAGTCATCCCCGGGAGCCTGGACCTGGAGGGTCTGGCCTTTATCAGTGCCCTTCAGAACCTGGAACCCAACTGGTTGGCCACCCTGGAAGGCAAAACCGTGTATCTCATGCGTGAAGGAAATCGCACCGAGCCGGTCACACTGATCCGGGCCCGCGATCTGCTGGTGCGGGATAGTGCTGGCCGCTACTTCACGGTGCAATTCAACCAGTTGCAGTTTGACGTTCTGCCTCCCAGCAATCCACTCAGCCCGTCACAGAGCCTGGTCTTCAACCTTGCAAAGGCAGGCAGCGGCACGCTGAGCTACCTGACGCGCAGCGTGAGCTGGCAACCTCGTTACACCCTGAAGGCCAGCGACGCCGGAGCTCAGCTTGCGGCTCTGGCCGATATCCGCAACGGTACAGACCTGCCCTACGAGGTGAAAAACACTGAACTCTACGCCGGAGACGTCAATGTGCAGGGCGGGGGATACCCTCCCCCTGCTCCGATGATGCAGAGCGAAGCTATGGATTCTGCTGCTCGGGTCACGTCTGCCCCCAAAATCGTCAGCAGTGGGGATCTGCGCGGTCTGTATAAATACACTTTGTCCACCGCTTTCAGGCTGCCTGCCAACAGTGTGGTCACGCTGCCCTTCCTGAACCCTAAACTGACCAGCTTCGACCGTTACGTTGGCCTCAACACCTTTTTTAGTCCAGAGGCACAGGAAGGAACGCTAAGCCGCTTTTACCGTTTTAAGGCAGATGACCGGCTTCCAGGGGGACCTATCACTGTTCGGGAAGAGGGACGTATCGTTGGTCAGACGAACATTGGTGAGACCCGTAAAGGCGGTATGGTGGAATTTACCCTCGGTCAGGACCCTGACGTGGCCTACACCCGCACTGTGCAGACCCTTAACCAGGCCCGCGACGCCAAGGGCAATGTCAACCGCACGACTTACAAGGTCACTTACCTGCTGGAGAGCAGCAAGACCCGCTCCGTGCGTGCTGAGATTACGGAACGTGTTGGTGGACGGCGGATCATCATCGACAGTCTTCCTCCCGCCCAGAATCAGGGGATAGCCACGCTGAAGGTGGATATTCCTGCCGGAGG
- a CDS encoding ABC transporter permease, with amino-acid sequence MTTVPSNVPAVRSNKAQSQFGVAWRQFRKNRLAQIGGFLLTLMYLLAVFAPVVAPDGLSTYSTSNITRYHPPTPVHIRDPESGAFGRPFVYKYTQQLNMDTFVNEYKPSAEKCPIFFGVRGDSYRILGLIPGNIHLFGTGQENPDCNVYLFGGEALGRDLFTRTMYASQISLTIGVGAVLISTLIGLAMGSAAAFFGGFVDTVVMRLVEVIAAIPYLFLLILLRSVFPQDINPILALYMILGLLAFISWGGLARAVRGQLMSVREQDFVSAAQALGASNGRIMWRHMLPTMTTFVIVGLSLSIPGAILTESGLSFLGIGAVEPYVSWGSLLAQAQEGGLASINQRPWVLIPGFFIVFTVMCFQLLGDGLRDAFDPRKRQ; translated from the coding sequence ATGACGACTGTTCCCTCAAATGTTCCTGCTGTCCGCTCCAATAAGGCTCAGTCCCAGTTCGGGGTGGCCTGGAGGCAGTTCCGGAAAAACCGTCTGGCCCAGATCGGCGGCTTCCTGCTTACCTTGATGTATCTGCTGGCAGTGTTTGCGCCTGTGGTGGCTCCGGATGGCCTCTCTACGTATTCCACGTCAAACATCACCCGTTACCATCCTCCAACTCCCGTTCATATTCGTGACCCTGAAAGCGGAGCCTTTGGGCGGCCTTTCGTGTATAAGTACACGCAACAGCTCAACATGGATACCTTCGTGAACGAGTACAAGCCGTCGGCTGAGAAATGCCCGATCTTTTTCGGTGTTCGCGGCGACAGCTACCGCATTCTCGGCCTGATTCCCGGAAACATTCACCTGTTTGGTACCGGCCAGGAGAATCCGGATTGCAACGTCTACCTGTTTGGGGGCGAAGCTCTGGGGCGTGACCTGTTTACGCGGACCATGTATGCCTCGCAGATCAGCCTTACGATCGGTGTGGGCGCTGTATTGATCAGCACCCTCATCGGACTTGCGATGGGATCAGCGGCGGCCTTCTTCGGCGGCTTTGTGGATACCGTGGTGATGCGCCTTGTGGAAGTGATCGCGGCGATTCCCTACCTGTTCCTGCTGATCTTGCTGCGCTCCGTCTTTCCCCAGGACATCAATCCGATTCTGGCGCTGTACATGATTCTGGGTCTGCTGGCTTTTATCAGCTGGGGTGGTCTGGCCCGCGCGGTTCGTGGCCAGCTGATGAGCGTACGGGAACAGGACTTTGTTTCTGCGGCTCAGGCCCTGGGGGCAAGTAACGGACGCATCATGTGGCGGCACATGCTCCCTACAATGACCACGTTCGTCATTGTTGGACTGAGTCTGTCCATTCCGGGAGCCATCCTGACGGAATCGGGATTGAGCTTCCTGGGAATCGGGGCCGTCGAGCCCTACGTGTCCTGGGGCAGCCTGCTCGCTCAGGCTCAGGAAGGCGGTCTGGCCAGCATCAATCAACGTCCGTGGGTGCTGATTCCCGGCTTCTTCATCGTATTTACGGTGATGTGCTTTCAGCTTCTGGGCGACGGGCTGCGTGACGCCTTCGACCCCCGCAAGCGTCAGTGA
- a CDS encoding ABC transporter permease: protein MIPFILRRVVQAVPTLFLSSLLIFFVIQLAPGDFLTPARLNPNIAPEQLEALSRNFGLDRPLWQQYLVWMRNMATGDFGLSFQYQQPVLNIVWPRIVNSLYLVLLYLVLFYVIAIPLGVYGAVRQNSFGDRSTGVVLYFLLGFPSFFLALLVIYFILQVRHATGLDIPIGGMTSDNHNTLSALGKVWDILKHILIPATVLAVSDAAGLTRVIRGQMLEVQRADYVRTALAKGVTERVAIWKHTFRNAILPIVAGIGGLLPSLFAGAGFAEVVFAYPGITPMLLSAINTQDLYVIAGFTMITTVLLIIGNALSDLLLAVVDPRVKVG, encoded by the coding sequence ATGATCCCATTCATCCTGCGGCGGGTGGTCCAGGCCGTCCCCACACTCTTTCTCTCCAGCCTGCTGATCTTTTTTGTCATTCAGCTGGCTCCTGGTGACTTTCTGACACCAGCACGGCTCAACCCGAACATTGCCCCTGAGCAACTCGAAGCGCTCTCCCGAAACTTCGGCCTGGACCGCCCGCTGTGGCAGCAGTACCTGGTATGGATGCGCAACATGGCCACCGGCGACTTTGGGCTGTCGTTCCAGTACCAGCAGCCAGTACTTAACATCGTCTGGCCGCGCATCGTGAATTCTCTCTACCTTGTACTCCTGTATCTTGTCCTGTTTTATGTCATTGCCATACCGCTCGGCGTGTACGGCGCAGTGCGTCAGAATTCCTTCGGGGACCGCAGCACCGGAGTCGTGCTGTATTTCCTCCTGGGTTTTCCCAGCTTCTTTCTGGCACTGCTCGTGATCTACTTCATCCTTCAGGTCAGGCATGCCACGGGCCTGGATATTCCTATTGGTGGAATGACCAGCGACAATCACAACACGTTGTCGGCCCTGGGTAAGGTCTGGGATATCCTGAAGCACATTCTGATCCCGGCCACGGTCCTTGCCGTGTCGGACGCCGCTGGCCTTACCCGCGTGATTCGTGGTCAGATGCTTGAGGTGCAGCGTGCGGACTATGTCAGGACCGCCCTGGCTAAGGGAGTGACTGAACGCGTTGCGATCTGGAAACACACCTTCCGCAATGCCATCCTGCCTATTGTCGCTGGCATCGGCGGTCTCCTTCCCAGCCTGTTTGCTGGTGCGGGCTTTGCTGAAGTGGTGTTCGCTTACCCTGGCATCACGCCCATGCTTCTCTCTGCCATCAATACCCAGGATCTGTATGTCATTGCTGGATTTACCATGATCACAACCGTTCTGCTGATTATCGGGAATGCCCTGAGCGATCTGCTGCTTGCAGTAGTAGACCCGCGCGTGAAGGTAGGCTGA
- a CDS encoding MBL fold metallo-hydrolase: MNGPQLIDLHFQETPGVIAAHVLDTGDGLALVDPGPGSTLDALEAGLNTLGAELSDVRHVLLTHIHFDHAGAAGTVLARVPRARVYVHGRGAGHLVSPERLVASATQIYGDQMDRLWGVMQPVDQDRLTPLEDGQTLRLGRAEARVLYTPGHAVHHVAYHIGDDLFVGDVGGVRLDPRQTPRAPTPPPDIQLDDWKQSISTLRVLDARTLQLTHFGAHPQEAAHWDGLLNNMELDASRIREGMERGQSFEAISEEYTEVLMAELAAEGIHLPARYEFACPPWMSVQGLMRYWQRQSVRSGRGDA; encoded by the coding sequence ATGAACGGGCCGCAATTGATTGACCTGCACTTTCAGGAGACCCCGGGCGTCATTGCGGCCCATGTCCTGGATACCGGTGATGGCCTGGCTCTTGTCGATCCGGGCCCTGGCAGCACGCTGGACGCTCTCGAAGCTGGTCTGAATACCCTGGGGGCTGAGCTCAGCGATGTCCGGCACGTTCTGTTGACGCATATTCACTTTGATCATGCGGGGGCGGCGGGTACCGTGCTGGCCCGCGTGCCCCGGGCCAGGGTCTACGTTCACGGACGCGGAGCAGGTCATCTTGTGAGCCCGGAACGGCTGGTCGCCAGCGCCACCCAGATTTACGGCGACCAGATGGACCGCCTGTGGGGCGTGATGCAGCCGGTTGATCAGGACCGCCTGACTCCCCTGGAGGACGGGCAGACATTGCGTCTGGGGCGGGCCGAGGCCCGGGTGCTGTACACCCCGGGGCACGCCGTGCATCACGTGGCCTATCACATCGGAGACGACCTGTTTGTCGGAGACGTAGGCGGTGTCCGGCTGGACCCCCGGCAGACGCCGCGTGCGCCTACCCCTCCGCCAGATATTCAGCTTGATGACTGGAAACAGAGCATTTCGACCTTGCGCGTCCTCGACGCCCGTACGCTGCAGCTGACCCATTTCGGTGCCCATCCTCAGGAGGCTGCCCACTGGGACGGACTGCTTAACAACATGGAGCTCGACGCCAGCCGGATACGGGAGGGAATGGAGCGGGGCCAGTCGTTCGAGGCCATCTCCGAGGAATACACCGAGGTCCTGATGGCCGAGCTGGCGGCCGAGGGTATTCACCTGCCCGCCCGCTATGAATTTGCCTGCCCGCCCTGGATGAGTGTGCAGGGCCTGATGCGTTACTGGCAGCGGCAGTCCGTCCGCAGCGGAAGGGGAGACGCCTGA
- a CDS encoding ABC transporter substrate-binding protein — protein MKKALLLALAMTASTSLAAPFVWPAAWTAEQNTAPKRGGEYRNYNLTDYKTLNPFTSVEANSLPLRMGYGTGLFFQDPRNDEFIPYMADGKPVVSNNNKRFVVKIRQGMKFSDGQAITADDWVSTMTIHKDDKVGSNSFDSFFLNKKPITIKKIDTYTLQFDFPQPSSQAYSRMAFTPWPDHVFGKTYRAGGAEAIKKMWTLGTNPSEIVSPGAWVLESLRAGERAVLKKNPHWGDWNQDSRGNELPYLDRTSYRIVGDANAALAAYLSGQIDTVAVRNADDLAQIKKAMDAGSLKAFLRPNVSPQATSQWIVFNWNKASDPAKQKLFRDVRFRRAMSHLANRQAMVQLALGGLGTETYFSVYPIFKQQMAAGANAPKYPFNPGEATRLLAQMGYTKKNAQGFLVDKAGKVLEFNLSTNAGNTVREQLGRIFADEAKKVGVKVNFTPIDFNNLVNQLTAKGENRPFDAILLGLSGGSNIWSFGSNVVPCGTNLHSYNNPTNGACATSQEQLMTKLYYQGDAEFDDAKRRAIGGRIMQAEGELQPVIYLVGGNYHATWNERVGGERPAAHLDAYYGDRELALTFIK, from the coding sequence ATGAAAAAAGCCCTGCTTCTTGCGCTGGCCATGACCGCCAGCACCTCGCTCGCAGCACCCTTTGTGTGGCCCGCCGCCTGGACCGCTGAGCAGAACACCGCTCCAAAGCGCGGTGGCGAATACCGCAACTACAACCTGACTGATTACAAGACGCTGAACCCTTTTACGAGCGTTGAAGCTAACAGCCTGCCCCTCCGCATGGGCTACGGCACGGGTCTGTTCTTCCAGGATCCCCGCAACGACGAATTCATTCCCTATATGGCCGATGGCAAGCCTGTTGTCAGCAACAATAACAAGCGCTTTGTGGTCAAGATCCGTCAGGGCATGAAATTCAGTGATGGTCAGGCCATCACCGCCGACGACTGGGTCAGCACCATGACGATCCACAAGGATGACAAGGTCGGCAGCAACAGCTTCGACAGCTTCTTCCTGAACAAGAAGCCCATCACCATCAAGAAGATTGACACTTACACCCTGCAGTTTGACTTCCCTCAGCCCAGCTCTCAGGCTTACAGCCGCATGGCCTTCACCCCCTGGCCTGACCACGTCTTCGGCAAGACCTACCGTGCCGGCGGCGCTGAGGCCATCAAGAAGATGTGGACCCTGGGCACCAACCCCAGCGAGATCGTGAGCCCTGGCGCTTGGGTCCTGGAATCGCTGCGTGCTGGTGAGCGTGCTGTCCTGAAGAAGAACCCACACTGGGGTGACTGGAACCAGGACAGCCGTGGCAACGAGCTGCCCTACCTGGACCGTACCTCCTACCGTATCGTAGGCGACGCGAACGCGGCGCTCGCCGCTTACCTGTCCGGCCAGATCGATACCGTCGCCGTGCGTAACGCCGACGACCTGGCCCAGATCAAGAAGGCCATGGACGCAGGCAGCCTCAAGGCTTTCCTGAGGCCCAACGTCAGCCCCCAGGCCACCAGCCAGTGGATCGTCTTCAACTGGAACAAGGCCAGTGATCCTGCCAAGCAGAAGCTGTTCCGCGACGTGCGTTTCCGCCGCGCCATGAGCCACCTCGCCAACCGTCAGGCCATGGTTCAGCTCGCTCTGGGTGGTCTGGGCACCGAGACGTACTTCAGCGTGTACCCGATCTTCAAGCAGCAGATGGCCGCTGGCGCCAACGCTCCCAAGTACCCCTTCAACCCCGGTGAAGCCACCAGGCTGCTGGCCCAGATGGGTTACACCAAGAAGAACGCTCAGGGCTTCCTGGTCGACAAGGCTGGTAAGGTCCTGGAGTTCAACCTCAGCACCAACGCCGGCAACACCGTGCGTGAGCAGCTCGGCCGTATTTTTGCCGACGAAGCCAAGAAGGTCGGCGTGAAGGTTAACTTCACCCCCATTGACTTCAACAACCTCGTTAACCAGCTGACCGCCAAGGGCGAGAACCGTCCCTTCGACGCCATCCTGCTGGGTCTGTCCGGTGGCAGCAACATCTGGAGCTTCGGCAGCAACGTCGTTCCCTGCGGTACCAACCTGCACAGCTACAACAACCCGACTAACGGCGCCTGCGCCACCAGCCAGGAACAGCTGATGACCAAGCTGTACTACCAAGGCGACGCCGAGTTTGACGACGCCAAGCGCCGCGCCATCGGTGGCCGCATCATGCAGGCCGAAGGCGAGCTGCAGCCTGTGATCTACCTGGTCGGCGGTAACTACCACGCCACCTGGAACGAGCGCGTCGGCGGTGAGCGCCCGGCAGCCCACCTGGACGCGTACTACGGCGACCGCGAACTGGCCCTGACCTTTATCAAGTAA